In Solenopsis invicta isolate M01_SB chromosome 1, UNIL_Sinv_3.0, whole genome shotgun sequence, one genomic interval encodes:
- the LOC105201228 gene encoding elongation of very long chain fatty acids protein 4, with amino-acid sequence MLKILDLVETVLFILRKKNNQVSGLHLYHHVSSVLIVWLCVRYLNTTFIGIIGTTNCLIHVIMYTYYFLAACGPTVQKTIAPIKRWITIAQMIQFIVLLLYLSHPLIFGCKVTSNWLIIMFITHLLINFFNFLKFYQTSYKKYKKNQ; translated from the exons ATGTTAAAAATCTTGGATTTGGTTGAAACAgtcttatttatattaagaaaaaaaaataatcaagtaTCTGGTTTGCATTTGTACCATCACGTCTCTAGCGTACTTATAGTGTGGTTATGTGTAAGATATTTGAATACTACTTTCATCGGAATTATTGGCACAACCAACTGCTTAATACACGTGATAATGTACACGTATTACTTCCTGGCAGCCTGTGGACCGACCGTCCAAAAAACTATTGCACCTATAAAACGATGGATAACTATAGCACAAATG atACAATTCATCGTGCTGCTACTGTATTTATCGCATCCATTGATATTCGGTTGCAAAGTCACAAGTAATTGGCTCATCATAAtgtttattacacatttattaataaactttttcaatttccttAAATTCTATCAAACGTCgtacaagaaatataaaaaaaatcagtag